The following are encoded in a window of Bos indicus isolate NIAB-ARS_2022 breed Sahiwal x Tharparkar chromosome 21, NIAB-ARS_B.indTharparkar_mat_pri_1.0, whole genome shotgun sequence genomic DNA:
- the NKX2-8 gene encoding homeobox protein Nkx-2.8, whose amino-acid sequence MATSGRLSFTVRRLLDLPEQDAQHLRKREPELSAPEPGPCATWLESERGHYPSSDESSPEASPRDSSQRPSARPASPGSDAEKRKKRRVLFSKAQTLELERRFRQQRYLSAPEREQLARLLRLTPTQVKIWFQNHRYKLKRARAPGVAEAPDLAAAAEVRAAPGLLRRVVVPVLVRDGQPCGGSAEGGTAAARDKSAAPPAAACPVPGYAAFGPGSAFGLFPAYQHLAPPALVSWNW is encoded by the exons ATGGCTACCTCTGGACGCCTCAGCTTCACCGTGCGCAGGCTCCTGGATTTACCGGAGCAGGATGCGCAGCACCTGCGGAAGAGGGAGCCGGAGCTAAGCGCCCCTGAGCCCGGCCCCTGCGCCACCTGGCTGGAATCCGAGCGCGGCCACTACCCTT CTTCGGACGAGAGCAGCCCAGAGGCCAGCCCGAGGGACTCGTCGCAGCGGCCGTCCGCTCGGCCTGCGTCTCCGGGCTCCGACGCCGAGAAGAGGAAGAAGCGGCGGGTGCTGTTCTCCAAGGCGCAGACGCTGGAGTTGGAGCGGCGCTTCCGGCAGCAGCGCTACCTGTCGGCGCCCGAGCGCGAGCAGCTGGCGCGCCTGCTACGCCTCACGCCCACACAGGTCAAAATCTGGTTCCAGAACCACCGCTACAAGCTGAAGCGCGCGCGCGCGCCGGGAGTCGCCGAGGCGCCCGACCTGGCAGCGGCTGCCGAGGTGCGCGCCGCGCCCGGCCTGCTGCGCCGCGTGGTGGTGCCCGTGCTGGTGCGCGACGGGCAGCCGTGCGGCGGCAGCGCTGAGGGGGGCACGGCCGCCGCCCGGGACAAGAGCGCGGCTCCGCCGGCCGCCGCCTGCCCTGTGCCAGGCTACGCCGCCTTCGGGCCTGGCTCGGCTTTCGGCCTCTTCCCCGCCTACCAGCACTTAGCGCCCCCCGCCCTGGTCTCCTGGAACTGGTGA